The Collimonas sp. PA-H2 genome contains a region encoding:
- a CDS encoding porin gives MKKLTLQCMQAAAATVLIGAACSQAQAQTSVTIYGRVDAGVDYQSSVALKDASGNLTGQTGSKLAASGNQWGTSMIGFKGTEDLGGGLGAFFLLESGFDATKGTTNGSALFNRRSYVGLNGGAGSIKFGKNLFIVNDVWYLDPTGQQFMGTASLVKGRNWPGANNVIEYQTPTWSGFNATAQTSLGEKAGSTKNGRSDGISLVYTNGGLELRGIYDVIRDTNGRYTDVYTASKDLIVGGTYTIDQLKLFAGYENISAPDTAAPTAPDKLNHYWIGANYAVTPALTLIGGAFHAKLNHDAGSASLFMVGANYNLSKRTLLYAAVGTVRNKGNADFGTEFDNPLPGHAQNGGYAGISHSF, from the coding sequence ATGAAAAAACTTACATTGCAGTGCATGCAGGCGGCGGCAGCCACTGTGCTGATCGGCGCTGCCTGCAGCCAGGCGCAGGCACAGACCAGCGTCACCATCTACGGCCGGGTCGATGCCGGCGTCGATTACCAAAGCAGCGTCGCCCTGAAAGACGCCAGCGGCAACTTGACCGGCCAGACCGGCAGCAAGCTGGCGGCTTCCGGCAACCAGTGGGGCACCAGCATGATCGGCTTCAAGGGTACCGAGGACCTGGGCGGCGGCCTGGGCGCCTTCTTCCTGCTGGAATCCGGCTTCGACGCCACCAAGGGCACCACCAACGGCAGCGCCTTGTTCAATCGGCGTTCGTACGTCGGCCTGAACGGCGGCGCCGGTTCGATCAAGTTCGGCAAGAACCTGTTCATCGTCAACGACGTCTGGTACCTCGATCCGACCGGCCAGCAATTCATGGGCACCGCCAGCCTGGTCAAGGGCCGCAACTGGCCTGGCGCCAACAACGTCATCGAATACCAGACGCCGACCTGGAGCGGCTTCAACGCCACCGCCCAGACCAGCCTGGGCGAAAAAGCCGGTTCCACCAAGAATGGCCGCAGCGATGGCATCTCCCTGGTGTACACCAACGGCGGTCTTGAACTGCGCGGCATTTATGACGTGATCCGCGACACCAATGGCCGCTATACCGATGTCTACACGGCGTCCAAGGATCTGATCGTGGGCGGCACTTACACGATAGATCAGCTGAAGCTGTTTGCCGGCTACGAGAATATCTCTGCTCCGGATACCGCCGCGCCCACTGCGCCCGACAAGCTGAATCACTACTGGATAGGCGCCAACTACGCAGTGACGCCGGCCCTGACCCTGATCGGCGGCGCCTTCCACGCCAAGCTCAACCATGACGCCGGCAGCGCCAGCCTGTTCATGGTTGGCGCCAATTACAACCTGTCGAAACGTACGCTGTTGTACGCGGCCGTCGGCACGGTGCGCAACAAAGGCAATGCCGACTTTGGCACCGAGTTCGACAATCCTTTGCCGGGACATGCGCAGAATGGCGGCTATGCCGGTATCAGCCATTCGTTCTAA